From Pontibacter actiniarum, a single genomic window includes:
- a CDS encoding alpha/beta fold hydrolase has product MLKKLLTYTLLLGTLLGNTSCDKEATAAAPVAAETPVEEDLAGQDLYVSSELLLSVPKDMLQQMAASQGYGTYGNEVQYGVSVYRLIYHTTYQGREINASGLVCVPQNMAAPAPVISAQHGTIFTHQDAPSNFQGLSGFELFASAGYVMLIPDYIGFGASKEILHPYYDQQHSALAVVDMIKAAKTLYKQHNIPVSDKLFLVGYSEGGYVTLAAQKEIETNPAHGLRVTASAAGAGGYDLVAMLSGIKTGQAYSYPAYLAYVLQSYNTTNGWNRPLAEFFQEPYATKLPGLFNGSKSGSAINRELTSDPNRLFSPSFFAALQDGQKELVLKQALQANSFYEWVPQSPTRLYHGTTDKIVPFDNSRKTYERFIRDGAKQLEFIPIEGKGHGSAFEPMLQSLVPWLQQF; this is encoded by the coding sequence GTGTTAAAGAAACTCCTAACGTATACTTTACTGCTCGGCACGCTGCTGGGCAATACATCCTGCGACAAAGAGGCCACAGCCGCCGCCCCGGTAGCCGCCGAGACACCCGTTGAAGAAGACCTGGCTGGCCAGGACCTGTATGTGTCTTCGGAGCTTCTGCTAAGCGTGCCGAAGGATATGCTGCAGCAGATGGCTGCCTCGCAAGGCTACGGCACCTACGGGAACGAGGTGCAGTATGGCGTGTCGGTTTACAGGCTGATATACCACACCACGTACCAGGGCCGCGAGATAAATGCTTCGGGCCTGGTTTGCGTGCCTCAGAACATGGCGGCACCGGCTCCGGTTATCAGTGCGCAGCACGGCACGATCTTCACCCACCAGGATGCTCCCTCTAACTTCCAGGGGCTTTCCGGCTTTGAGCTGTTTGCCTCTGCGGGCTATGTCATGCTGATCCCGGATTACATTGGGTTCGGTGCGTCTAAAGAAATCCTCCACCCTTACTACGACCAGCAGCATTCTGCCCTGGCGGTAGTGGATATGATCAAGGCGGCCAAAACGCTCTACAAGCAGCACAACATTCCCGTTAGCGACAAGCTCTTTCTGGTGGGCTACTCTGAGGGAGGGTATGTAACGCTGGCGGCACAAAAAGAAATAGAGACAAACCCGGCACATGGCCTCCGGGTAACGGCATCGGCGGCAGGAGCCGGCGGCTATGACCTGGTAGCGATGCTGAGCGGCATTAAAACCGGGCAAGCCTACTCCTACCCGGCTTACCTGGCGTACGTACTGCAGTCTTACAACACAACCAACGGGTGGAACCGCCCTTTGGCAGAGTTCTTTCAGGAGCCTTATGCCACCAAACTCCCCGGCCTGTTTAACGGCAGCAAGAGCGGCAGCGCCATCAATCGGGAGCTAACCTCAGACCCGAACAGGCTGTTTAGCCCCTCGTTTTTCGCTGCCCTGCAGGACGGCCAGAAAGAGCTGGTGCTCAAGCAGGCCCTGCAGGCCAACAGCTTTTACGAATGGGTGCCCCAAAGCCCTACCCGCCTGTACCACGGCACGACAGATAAGATCGTTCCCTTCGATAACTCCCGGAAAACCTATGAGCGCTTCATCAGGGACGGAGCAAAGCAGCTAGAGTTCATACCTATTGAGGGCAAAGGCCACGGCTCAGCCTTTGAGCCGATGCTACAGTCGCTGGTTCCCTGGCTTCAGCAGTTTTAG
- a CDS encoding lamin tail domain-containing protein, whose product MKQTLLAILLLLPFLASAQLQESFTDGNFTQNPIWTGDTGSFTVNAQNQLQSNGPAVTGTILQLVTPSQAAVGTAWEFWTNLRLATSSSNYADIYLMSDTENLNSTAANGYFVRIGGTADEVSLFRKDAGKTAVKIIDGQDKTVATSNNVVRVRVTRSTNYEWELSIDITGAGQKFTSQGTATDATYKRSSYVGVLAKYSSANSQKFYFDDFLIVDTQAPVLNEFQTVNPQELTLLFNEPLQPEQAQNIANYTLNGGIKPVIAELTAPDRVRLVFAQNFRSGNNTLSITNLQDVYGNSLRSPIEQSFSFVPPAVLPGYNELLITEIMADETPAVGLPAQEYIELYNATEEKVLNLQGIRYSDATSTTTLPAVQLLPGKYAVVVPNSQVQNFSQYGKVIGISNFPSLNNSGELLQLRQPNGRLIYAVNYADTWYKDNSKREGGWSLEMVDVQNPCAGADNWSASVDPRGGTPAQPNSVAASNPDNTPPTLTDVTAVAPDRLLLRFNERLDSVQAASIANFSLSPSISIASVQVPGPLFSEVILTLASPLQESQLYTLTATGIIDCSGNLVPEPLSYTFALPSAPEPGDVVINEVLFNPRTGGADFVELVNRSSKYLNLQNWQLANTSGDTISNKKTLTTSNYVLAPGQYVVLTSSPENIKTNYPAARQETFLRMSSLPSYPDDAGTVVVLQPDGSVADRFSYSENMHFELIDDVNGVSLERLRLEGPSIASNFHSAATTVFATPGYKNSQSQEGVVAQQVFDISPVVFSPNGDGFEDYTTINYSTDKTGLVANITIFDAQGREIKKLVRNELLANNGFFQWNGLREDGTKANIGYYLLYIELFGLNGEKHTYKEKVVLGGKL is encoded by the coding sequence ATGAAACAAACTTTACTCGCTATCCTACTGCTACTTCCGTTCCTTGCCAGTGCCCAGCTACAGGAGAGCTTCACCGACGGCAACTTCACCCAAAACCCCATCTGGACGGGTGATACCGGCAGTTTCACCGTCAATGCACAGAACCAATTGCAGAGCAACGGGCCAGCCGTAACGGGTACAATTCTTCAGCTGGTAACGCCTTCTCAGGCAGCAGTAGGCACCGCCTGGGAGTTCTGGACTAACCTGCGGCTAGCAACCTCGTCCAGCAACTATGCCGATATCTACCTCATGTCAGACACAGAAAACCTGAACAGTACCGCCGCCAACGGCTACTTTGTGCGCATAGGCGGCACTGCCGACGAAGTAAGTCTCTTCCGGAAAGACGCGGGCAAAACGGCTGTGAAGATTATTGATGGGCAGGATAAGACCGTGGCCACGAGTAATAATGTCGTGCGGGTGCGGGTAACGCGAAGTACAAATTATGAGTGGGAGCTAAGTATAGATATTACAGGCGCTGGGCAAAAGTTTACCAGCCAAGGCACCGCTACCGATGCCACCTACAAGCGCTCCTCATACGTTGGTGTACTGGCTAAATACAGCTCCGCTAATAGCCAAAAGTTCTACTTTGATGATTTCCTGATTGTAGACACGCAGGCTCCTGTACTGAACGAGTTTCAGACGGTAAACCCACAGGAGTTGACGTTGCTTTTTAACGAGCCGCTGCAACCGGAGCAGGCGCAGAACATAGCTAATTATACTTTAAATGGAGGTATAAAACCTGTTATCGCAGAGCTTACAGCACCAGACCGCGTGCGCCTGGTATTTGCCCAGAACTTCAGGAGCGGCAACAACACCCTAAGTATAACTAACCTGCAGGATGTATATGGCAATAGCCTTCGCAGCCCCATTGAACAGAGCTTTAGTTTTGTGCCTCCTGCTGTGTTGCCAGGATATAACGAGCTGTTGATAACGGAAATCATGGCCGACGAAACGCCTGCTGTTGGCTTGCCTGCGCAGGAATACATTGAGTTGTACAATGCTACCGAAGAAAAGGTGCTTAACCTGCAGGGGATACGCTATTCTGATGCTACTTCTACTACCACACTGCCTGCTGTGCAGCTGTTGCCTGGAAAATATGCTGTAGTGGTGCCGAATAGCCAAGTGCAGAACTTCAGCCAGTACGGCAAGGTGATTGGCATCAGCAACTTTCCGAGTCTGAATAACAGTGGCGAGCTCCTGCAACTGCGGCAGCCTAATGGCAGGTTAATATATGCCGTTAACTACGCTGACACCTGGTACAAAGACAACAGTAAACGAGAAGGCGGATGGAGCCTGGAGATGGTAGATGTGCAAAACCCATGCGCTGGCGCAGACAACTGGTCTGCTTCCGTAGACCCACGCGGCGGCACACCTGCCCAACCCAACTCTGTTGCTGCTTCCAATCCTGATAACACGCCGCCTACACTTACAGATGTAACCGCTGTGGCACCAGATAGGCTATTGCTGCGCTTTAACGAACGGCTGGATAGTGTACAGGCAGCAAGTATAGCGAACTTCAGCCTCAGCCCAAGTATAAGTATAGCCAGTGTGCAGGTGCCGGGGCCGCTGTTTTCCGAAGTTATACTTACACTAGCTTCCCCGCTGCAGGAGAGCCAGCTTTATACTTTAACTGCGACCGGTATAATTGACTGCTCCGGCAATCTGGTGCCAGAACCTTTAAGCTATACTTTTGCTTTGCCCTCTGCTCCCGAACCTGGCGATGTCGTGATCAACGAGGTTCTATTTAACCCTCGCACTGGAGGGGCAGATTTTGTGGAGCTGGTAAACCGCAGCAGTAAATACCTGAACCTGCAAAACTGGCAACTAGCCAACACCTCCGGCGATACTATCAGCAACAAGAAAACGCTCACAACAAGTAATTATGTGTTAGCACCGGGGCAATACGTGGTACTCACCTCCAGTCCTGAAAACATCAAAACAAATTATCCGGCTGCCCGGCAGGAAACATTTCTCCGAATGAGCAGCCTGCCCAGCTATCCGGACGATGCCGGCACAGTTGTGGTGCTACAGCCGGATGGCAGTGTGGCAGACAGGTTCAGCTATTCAGAAAACATGCATTTTGAGTTGATAGATGATGTGAACGGTGTATCGCTGGAGCGGCTGCGGCTGGAGGGGCCAAGTATAGCCAGTAACTTCCACTCGGCAGCAACTACGGTTTTTGCCACGCCCGGGTATAAAAACTCACAGTCGCAGGAGGGAGTAGTGGCGCAGCAGGTATTTGACATATCGCCTGTCGTCTTTTCGCCTAACGGCGACGGCTTTGAAGATTATACCACCATTAATTATAGCACTGACAAAACAGGCTTAGTCGCCAACATCACCATCTTTGATGCGCAAGGCAGGGAGATTAAAAAGCTAGTACGTAATGAGTTATTAGCCAACAACGGCTTCTTCCAGTGGAATGGCCTGCGCGAAGACGGTACTAAAGCAAATATCGGCTACTATTTGCTTTACATTGAGTTATTCGGCTTAAACGGAGAGAAGCATACCTACAAAGAGAAAGTTGTACTGGGCGGGAAGCTTTGA
- a CDS encoding GNAT family N-acetyltransferase — MQPQNIQTDRLILVPFTLAVADALLRGEVSILRKVGLQPTPSWPDQEAIETLPKIIRNLKLVQEPTGFESWMVVRRSDKTVIGDAGFKGLPNADGEVDIGYAIIEQEHQKGYGLEVAKGLADWACQQPGVKAITAKCLRHNAPSVRILKKLGMQEAGGDEQLIYWRMPTTAPTPQV; from the coding sequence ATGCAACCTCAAAACATCCAAACAGACAGACTGATACTTGTACCTTTCACGCTGGCAGTAGCCGATGCCCTGCTGCGGGGCGAGGTAAGCATACTCCGTAAGGTCGGGCTCCAGCCAACGCCTTCCTGGCCGGACCAGGAGGCAATTGAAACACTGCCGAAGATCATCCGGAACCTGAAGCTCGTGCAGGAGCCAACCGGCTTTGAGTCGTGGATGGTGGTGCGGCGAAGCGACAAAACCGTGATCGGTGACGCCGGTTTCAAAGGCCTGCCCAACGCCGACGGAGAGGTGGACATTGGCTACGCCATTATAGAGCAGGAGCACCAAAAGGGCTATGGCCTGGAGGTAGCCAAAGGTTTGGCAGACTGGGCTTGCCAACAGCCAGGAGTAAAGGCTATCACAGCCAAGTGCTTGCGCCACAACGCTCCGTCTGTTAGAATACTAAAAAAACTGGGGATGCAGGAAGCAGGCGGAGATGAGCAGCTGATTTACTGGCGCATGCCAACTACTGCCCCCACGCCGCAAGTGTAG
- a CDS encoding FAD-dependent monooxygenase, which translates to MNVAIVGGGIGGLCAAIALQQVGVEVKVYEAAPALKPVGAGVGLAANAMQALQRLGVAEETVARGKQLQALVIFDESGNVVSNMDTRPLSSKYGINNFVIHRADLHEVLQQRLQPGTLELGKRSAGMQPQGEKVQVAFTDGTQATADLLIAADGINSGIRQQLLPQSTPRYAGYTCWRGVVKNPGVNINKMISAETWAPQGRVGLAPLLGNKVYWYACVNAPQNDARMQRMAPGDLARHFAGLPAAVPAILGATPPEQLIWNDIADLKPLRRFAYGRVLLLGDAAHATTPNMGQGACQAIEDAVVLGQCLQQEKNLGLALARYEQRRLARTAKVIRLSRLLGAVSQWQNPLLRSARNAAFRTMPGAVTQSQMEWLYRVGF; encoded by the coding sequence ATGAACGTTGCAATAGTAGGAGGCGGTATCGGGGGGCTGTGTGCAGCCATAGCCCTGCAGCAGGTAGGCGTGGAGGTGAAAGTATACGAAGCGGCCCCCGCGCTAAAGCCAGTGGGCGCGGGTGTGGGCCTGGCAGCCAATGCTATGCAGGCGCTCCAGCGCTTGGGGGTGGCAGAGGAAACCGTGGCGCGCGGCAAGCAGCTGCAGGCGCTGGTGATATTCGATGAGAGCGGTAACGTTGTCAGCAACATGGATACCCGCCCGCTGAGCAGCAAGTACGGCATCAACAACTTTGTTATTCACCGGGCCGACCTGCACGAGGTACTGCAGCAGCGCCTGCAGCCCGGCACCCTGGAGCTAGGCAAGCGTAGCGCAGGCATGCAGCCGCAGGGCGAGAAAGTGCAGGTGGCCTTTACCGATGGCACGCAGGCAACTGCCGACCTGCTGATTGCCGCCGATGGCATTAACTCCGGCATACGGCAGCAGTTACTGCCCCAAAGCACACCCCGCTATGCCGGGTACACCTGCTGGCGCGGCGTGGTGAAGAACCCCGGTGTAAATATAAACAAGATGATTTCGGCCGAGACGTGGGCACCGCAGGGGCGGGTGGGCCTTGCGCCCTTGCTCGGCAACAAAGTCTACTGGTACGCCTGCGTTAACGCGCCGCAAAACGACGCCCGGATGCAGCGCATGGCACCAGGCGATTTAGCCCGCCACTTTGCCGGGCTGCCTGCCGCCGTGCCCGCCATACTTGGGGCCACGCCTCCTGAGCAGCTCATCTGGAACGACATTGCCGACCTAAAGCCACTGCGGCGCTTTGCCTACGGGCGGGTGCTGCTGTTGGGCGATGCGGCACACGCGACTACGCCTAACATGGGCCAGGGTGCCTGCCAGGCCATAGAAGATGCCGTTGTGCTCGGGCAGTGCCTGCAGCAGGAGAAAAACCTGGGGCTGGCGCTGGCAAGGTATGAGCAGCGCCGCCTGGCCCGGACGGCAAAGGTCATCCGCCTGTCCAGGTTGCTGGGAGCTGTGTCGCAGTGGCAGAACCCGTTGCTGCGCAGTGCCCGGAACGCGGCGTTCCGTACGATGCCCGGCGCTGTAACACAAAGCCAGATGGAGTGGCTGTACCGGGTGGGCTTCTAG
- a CDS encoding DUF5655 domain-containing protein: protein MANYRNRDGNLELIKENPFKLEKEIQTLTEQNLKLIFGLDFVKSEFSLNNFRIDTLAFDHDASAFVIIEYKRDKNFSVIDQGYAYLSLMLNNKADFILEYNECGKDILKRNDVDWSQSKVIFVSPSFTTYQREAINFKDLPIELWEVKRYDNATVSYSQIQTSGAQESVKTISRDDNVVETVNKEIKVYTEREHLEIASPEILELYEILKNAITNLDGVEVKPTKKYIAFISGSNIADIHVQKKALKMWINLFKGELDDPKELARDVANIGHWGNGDYELQIRDDNNIEYIMSLIKQAYNKNKK, encoded by the coding sequence ATGGCAAATTATAGAAATAGAGATGGAAATCTAGAATTGATAAAGGAGAATCCGTTCAAACTGGAAAAAGAGATTCAGACTCTGACGGAGCAAAATTTGAAGCTTATTTTCGGACTAGATTTTGTAAAATCTGAGTTTTCATTAAACAACTTTCGAATCGACACATTGGCATTTGACCACGATGCAAGTGCGTTTGTAATAATTGAATATAAACGTGACAAAAATTTCAGTGTAATTGATCAAGGTTATGCTTATCTGTCATTAATGTTGAATAATAAAGCAGATTTCATATTGGAATATAATGAGTGCGGAAAAGATATTCTAAAAAGAAATGATGTTGATTGGTCTCAATCAAAAGTGATTTTTGTTTCGCCTTCGTTTACAACATATCAAAGAGAAGCGATCAACTTCAAAGATTTGCCGATTGAGTTATGGGAAGTAAAGCGATACGACAATGCGACTGTTAGCTATAGTCAAATTCAAACGAGCGGTGCACAAGAAAGTGTTAAAACAATTTCCCGAGACGATAACGTTGTTGAGACTGTTAATAAGGAAATTAAGGTTTACACAGAAAGAGAACATTTAGAAATCGCATCCCCTGAAATTTTAGAATTGTATGAGATTTTAAAGAATGCAATTACAAATCTTGATGGAGTTGAAGTAAAGCCAACTAAAAAATATATTGCATTTATTAGCGGTTCCAATATTGCTGACATCCATGTTCAGAAAAAGGCTCTGAAAATGTGGATTAATTTATTCAAAGGGGAGCTTGACGACCCAAAGGAACTAGCACGAGATGTTGCTAATATTGGTCATTGGGGAAACGGAGATTATGAGTTGCAAATACGAGACGATAATAATATTGAATATATCATGTCATTAATAAAGCAGGCATACAATAAGAATAAAAAGTAA
- a CDS encoding sulfite exporter TauE/SafE family protein codes for MENILYLCFFAFMAGFIDSVVGGGGLIQLPALLVFLPGAPLPAIFGTGKFAGIAGTTAAMVKYVRTVRINYLAILPAAGAAFAFSFLGARALSHLDASLLKPLILLLLILVAVYTFIKKDFGSLHAPKLTEQKERLYGLLVGASIGFYDGFFGPGTGSFLIFVFIGLFGFNFLAASAAAKVVNVATNLSALLYFGYKGYIMYEVAIPMAVCSVIGSQLGTRTALKRGVGFVRVLFLVVVSGIILKFAYDTYGTGGSEFTQLATSVQRWFGKKG; via the coding sequence GTGGAAAACATTCTGTACCTGTGCTTTTTCGCCTTTATGGCGGGTTTTATCGATTCTGTGGTGGGAGGCGGCGGCCTGATACAGCTGCCCGCGCTGCTCGTGTTTCTGCCGGGGGCACCGCTGCCGGCCATTTTCGGCACGGGTAAGTTTGCCGGTATAGCAGGCACCACAGCAGCGATGGTGAAGTATGTGCGTACGGTCAGGATCAATTACCTGGCTATACTGCCGGCGGCCGGGGCGGCTTTTGCTTTCTCCTTTCTGGGAGCCAGGGCACTGAGCCACCTGGACGCCAGCCTGCTGAAGCCGCTGATCCTGCTGCTGCTGATCTTGGTGGCCGTCTATACGTTCATCAAAAAGGACTTTGGGTCGCTGCATGCGCCAAAACTAACGGAGCAGAAAGAGCGCCTGTACGGGTTGCTGGTAGGGGCCTCTATCGGTTTCTACGACGGCTTTTTTGGCCCTGGCACCGGCAGCTTCCTCATATTCGTTTTTATAGGCCTGTTCGGCTTCAACTTCCTGGCAGCCTCTGCCGCGGCCAAGGTGGTAAACGTGGCGACAAACCTGTCGGCCCTGCTGTACTTTGGCTACAAAGGTTATATTATGTATGAGGTGGCGATCCCGATGGCTGTTTGCAGCGTTATTGGCTCGCAGTTGGGTACCCGCACGGCACTGAAGCGTGGCGTTGGCTTTGTGCGTGTCCTGTTCCTGGTGGTGGTGAGCGGCATTATTCTGAAGTTTGCCTACGACACCTACGGCACGGGCGGCAGCGAGTTTACCCAGCTCGCCACCTCCGTGCAGCGGTGGTTCGGGAAAAAGGGCTAA
- a CDS encoding aspartate-semialdehyde dehydrogenase: MKVAVVGATGLVGGEILKVLAERDFPVTELLLVASERSVGKQMEFKGKQVKVIGMQDAIAAAPQIAIFSAGGSTSTEWAPKFAEVGTVVVDNSSAWRMDPTKKLVVPEINAKELTKEDKIIANPNCSTIQMVVALNKLHEELQMKRIVVSTYQSVTGTGVKAVDQLMNEREGKEGEKAYPYQIDLNVLPHIDVFQDNGYTKEEMKMILETKKIMGDDSIRVTATAVRIPVMGGHSESVNVEFEKDFTLDEVYRILGETEGVVVVDDVKNLKYPMPQDAHGKDEVFVGRVRLDETQPRTVNMWIVADNLRKGAATNAVQIAEYLVKHELV; the protein is encoded by the coding sequence ATGAAAGTAGCAGTTGTAGGCGCCACCGGATTGGTTGGCGGTGAAATTTTGAAAGTACTGGCGGAGCGCGACTTCCCGGTAACAGAGTTATTGTTGGTTGCTTCTGAGAGATCTGTTGGTAAACAGATGGAGTTTAAGGGTAAACAGGTAAAGGTTATCGGGATGCAGGACGCGATTGCGGCTGCCCCGCAAATTGCAATTTTCTCCGCCGGCGGCAGCACTTCTACGGAGTGGGCTCCAAAGTTTGCAGAAGTAGGCACCGTGGTAGTAGATAACTCTTCGGCCTGGCGCATGGACCCTACCAAAAAACTGGTAGTACCCGAAATTAACGCTAAAGAGCTGACGAAAGAAGATAAAATTATCGCCAACCCAAACTGCTCTACCATCCAGATGGTGGTGGCGCTGAACAAGCTGCACGAAGAGCTGCAGATGAAGCGTATCGTGGTGAGCACCTACCAATCGGTAACGGGTACTGGCGTGAAGGCTGTAGACCAGCTCATGAACGAGCGTGAGGGCAAGGAAGGCGAAAAAGCGTACCCATACCAGATAGACCTGAACGTGCTGCCACACATCGACGTGTTCCAGGACAACGGCTATACCAAAGAAGAGATGAAGATGATCCTTGAAACCAAGAAGATCATGGGTGATGACTCTATTCGCGTTACAGCCACAGCAGTACGTATACCGGTGATGGGCGGCCACTCGGAGTCGGTGAATGTGGAGTTTGAGAAGGATTTTACCCTGGACGAAGTATACCGCATCCTCGGCGAGACCGAAGGTGTGGTGGTAGTGGACGATGTGAAGAACCTGAAGTACCCGATGCCGCAGGATGCGCACGGAAAAGACGAGGTGTTTGTAGGCCGCGTACGCCTGGATGAGACACAGCCGCGCACAGTAAATATGTGGATTGTGGCTGATAACCTGCGCAAAGGTGCCGCTACCAACGCTGTGCAAATTGCCGAGTATTTGGTGAAGCACGAGCTGGTGTAA
- a CDS encoding TolC family protein, whose protein sequence is MTPTYKYLLWLACWVVPLLATQAQDTTQTLTLQEYQQVILANHPVASQAALLTEQARQELRMARGVLDPVLSSKLYRKEYGGKEYYNLWNNTLRVPLWFGPVLQAGFDKNTGQYLNPEHTMPSDGLSYAGISVPLGQGLFIDERRATIQQAKLMQGIAEAERVKTINKLLLQATKDYWEWLLQHRTAQLYQEALELAAFRLQAVRIRAQEGDLAAIDTVEALMALQDREVMLQQTQLALQNARLQVAVHLWAEDQVPLELQEGTAPALAGTEAAAVNPEELQALLAAARRNHPELRKLGLKGEQLEVERRYAANKLLPKLNAEYNVLQRDFYLQPDVVEQDYLQGNYKLGLSFSIPLFLREERGKLQLTKIKQQANSLELVQQSREIENAVQAAYNELQALEEQLQLQERMVANALTLRDGELIRFQNGESSLFLINSREVKLLEAQAKLYAMRTKYAKAKTTLYWAAGEIPVE, encoded by the coding sequence ATGACACCTACGTATAAATACCTACTCTGGCTCGCTTGCTGGGTTGTACCACTGCTGGCTACGCAGGCGCAGGACACAACGCAAACCCTGACGCTGCAGGAGTATCAGCAAGTTATACTTGCCAACCACCCGGTGGCCTCGCAGGCGGCCCTCCTGACGGAGCAGGCCCGGCAGGAGCTGCGCATGGCCCGCGGCGTGCTGGACCCCGTGCTTAGCAGCAAGCTCTACCGCAAAGAGTACGGCGGCAAAGAGTACTACAACCTCTGGAACAACACCCTGCGCGTGCCCCTGTGGTTCGGGCCGGTGCTGCAGGCGGGCTTTGACAAGAACACCGGCCAGTACCTGAACCCGGAGCACACCATGCCTTCCGACGGGCTGAGCTATGCCGGTATCTCCGTGCCGCTGGGGCAGGGGCTTTTTATAGACGAGCGCCGCGCCACTATTCAGCAGGCAAAGCTGATGCAGGGCATAGCCGAGGCAGAACGCGTGAAAACCATTAACAAGCTCCTGCTGCAGGCCACCAAAGACTATTGGGAATGGCTGCTGCAGCACCGGACAGCGCAGCTTTACCAGGAGGCGCTGGAGTTGGCAGCCTTCAGGCTACAGGCGGTGCGGATACGGGCCCAGGAGGGCGACCTGGCGGCCATAGATACCGTGGAAGCCCTGATGGCTTTGCAAGACCGGGAAGTGATGCTGCAGCAGACACAGCTGGCGCTGCAAAATGCGAGGCTGCAGGTGGCTGTGCACCTGTGGGCAGAGGACCAGGTGCCGCTGGAACTGCAGGAAGGCACTGCTCCGGCACTGGCTGGCACAGAAGCCGCAGCGGTAAACCCGGAGGAGCTGCAGGCACTGTTGGCGGCAGCCCGGCGCAACCACCCCGAACTACGGAAACTGGGCCTGAAGGGGGAGCAACTGGAGGTAGAGCGGCGCTATGCCGCCAACAAGCTACTGCCTAAGCTAAACGCTGAGTACAACGTGCTGCAGCGCGATTTCTACCTTCAGCCGGACGTTGTGGAGCAGGACTACCTGCAGGGCAACTACAAGCTGGGGCTTAGCTTCAGCATCCCGCTCTTCCTCCGGGAGGAGCGCGGCAAACTGCAGCTTACCAAGATTAAGCAGCAGGCCAACAGCCTGGAGTTGGTGCAGCAAAGCCGGGAGATTGAGAATGCCGTTCAGGCAGCCTACAACGAGCTGCAGGCCCTGGAAGAACAGTTGCAACTACAGGAGCGCATGGTGGCCAACGCCCTCACACTGCGCGACGGAGAGTTGATCCGCTTCCAGAACGGCGAAAGCTCTCTGTTCCTGATCAACTCGCGGGAGGTAAAACTGCTGGAGGCACAGGCCAAGCTCTACGCAATGCGCACCAAGTACGCCAAGGCCAAAACTACTCTTTACTGGGCCGCCGGAGAGATACCGGTAGAGTAA